From the genome of Nicotiana tabacum cultivar K326 chromosome 17, ASM71507v2, whole genome shotgun sequence:
cccaatttcttgtagccaagtttttctagactaagtctctctttctcaagtagagaccaagtcaaataggcatgaattaatgtttacaaccattaattcttcaaataaaaacaagaacaaggctagttaataaacacccaaccataaacaagaaataaatcaaacaccaattaagtttacacactagggtcgagtcacaaccctagtgaaaatttagctactcatgcttcaACTAGAAGAAATcggagaagaaatgataattaaacccatattgataattaagatgacaaaatctatgttcaaataattcaaaatagcaaaaactactaaaaagaggaaaagaaaccGTCTACTGTAGCAACTGATGTAAAAAGttgacctaaaaaagtgaaacccttctatttatacaaagctagaattttcggacaaaaatgccctttcggaggttctgcggccacacaattccatgcgcggtccgcacttttcttcagcttgacGGAAGTGGAAATATGCGGTCACATAATTCTAATCTCCATCCGCACTGCTTTCTTTCGGCGGTCTGCACAATTCTAAGTGCGACCGCACCTTGctcttttgcggtccgcacaaatgtgAGTGCGACCGCGTGGCTCTTCTTTtatggccgcacaataattgtgtggtccgcactttgagaTGCAGGTTCTCTGAACCTTTTCTCTAACACAGCTTCTTCGGCCGCACAATTTATGTGCGGACGACACTTTGCACATTTCTCTTATGGGGATTTCTTCACAACCTGCagccgcagatgatattctgcggtccgcacttctgaacttttgtgcctgtttttgtccttgaattcagattactccttcttaagttggatttcatcttgggagctcatcttccaatattcctgcaattaggCACGTTTCATTAgctttcgggaacacaattaaccctttttggactaaaacgaaagctaaaaggcgctaataagtagtcaaaatccgcACTTATCATGGAGATAATcaaagctaagtgcgactccctctttgtggtgaaccaagttaatgggacgttcgagGTCAGAGAGGAACAGATGCAAAGGCACCTGGATAAGTTGtaggtaacattacatcggttcaaggagtggactctacaaCACGTACCTCaagatcaaaacagtgaggccgatgcccttgctaacttggggtcgtcggtcgaagACGATGAGTTCAACTCGGGGATAATCGTAGAACTCATGAGATCGGTGGttgaagaaggccacgccgagataaactcaacgagcctaacttaggactggagaaacaaatatataaaatatctGAAGACCGGAAAACTGCcctcagatccaaaagaatcgagggccctacgtaCGAAGGCTGCCTAGTTTAGTTTGTCCGAAGATGGAACactgttcagaagaacattcaATGGCCCGCTTGTGATATGTCTAGGACCGGGAGATATAGAGTACGTTCTGAGGGAAATTCACGAAGGCATATGCGGAAATCATTCAGGCGCCAAATCATTGGTTCAAAAAATAATTAGAGTCGGCTACTACTGGGCTGACATAGAAAAGgatgcgaaggagttcgtacgaaaatgtgatgaatgccaaagtcATGCTCCAATGATTCATCGAGCCGGGGAGCAgctgcattcggtcttgtcaccatggtcgttcatgacaTGGgagatggacatcgttggcccccttccatgggcacccggtaaggctcaatttatattatttatgtctGACTATATTtataagtgggtggaagcccaggcatatgagaaggtcagggagaaggagGTCATcgattttatttgggaccacattatatgtcggTTCAGAATGCCGACCGAGATCATGTGCAATAACGGGAAACAGTTCATCGACAGTAGAGTAAGCAAGTTTCTcaaggaccataagatcaaaaggatcctatcaacaccctatcaccctagtgggaacggacaagcagagTCCACTAACAAAACCgtactccaaaacctcaagaagaggttgaccgacgccaagggaaaaaggaaagaaacctTGCCCGAGGTcctgtgggcataccgtacgacctcgaagtccagtaccggggccaccctattctcgttggtttacggcgctgaagctctaataccggtcaaAGTCGTAGAACTGAGTCTCAGGTTCTGATATGCAACCAAAGAATCAAATGATGaagccatgaatacgagcctataTTTGATAGATGAAAGGGGCGAAGCCTCCATTGTTCGGTTGGCCTCCCAAAAATAACGGATCGATAGGTAATACAATCGAAGAGACAACCTTTGACATttcaatgtcggggacttagtgttaaggaaggtcacactaagtattcggaacccgaacgaagggaagttgggcacaagacctattaggcagtgcccaaACTTTAAAGGCTATGACCACCCCCATTCGGGGACTGTAATCTTGGGCAAGACCGGATAACTCGAGGTAACAAGCCCAATGGGCAACACCTGAACTAAAAAGGCCACGGCCATattaaaatggctcggagacgtccgagacgCGTAACAAAaaacaaggccttcaaaatttctaaaccggTTCAAAAGGCTACCATCGGCAAAATTATCATCTAAAAGGTTCTaagtattttggggaaagcttccGATCATACCGAGCCCCCACGAATCGTAAACGAAATAATATCGAAAGAAAGGTCTATTCGATCCTCCGAACAAGACCTAATTATTAAgtgctaaggcatttcgatctttgcaaacataaagaataaagcgaaggaaaacaaacttagaaactgtcgaagggaaaaaagaagccttaaattatgtatataaaaagtctttacaaaggccaaacggccttaataaaaagtacaaaagtacaaaaataaaggaaaatgtaCAAGGCACTTAAACGGCATTGGCTTTACCGGAGCCCGCCTCGTCGCCAGGGTCTTCGGAGCCCCCTCCATCCTCAGATCCGCTCGAACCCTCGGAGTCTTCTTCATCCTCGGTATacgccaacttcttggcctcaACTTCGAGTCCCTTATCACTCTCAATCTTAGCCGATACGTCAAAACCcgagcatgaatttcctcgaaAGCCTCTCTTCGGGATTATCGCTTCGCGTGCTCGACGACATCTTTCAGTCGATCCTGGGCCGCCTCGGCATCGGCCTTATATTGAGCCACCATCTCATCGGCATCATCTTTGACCACCTAACCATCGACTTGGCCGTTTCGAGCTCCTTGGCAAGAGTTTCTTGATTGGAGACGACCGAGCTTAGCTGAGACTGGAGCTCATCAACTTTTTGGGCCCACACCTCGGCCTTTTCCTTTGATGCCCGAAGCTAGACCTCTGCCGAAGTCAGCTACGCCCGACCAGTCTCCTTTTCTGAGGCAAGGCGGTCCATCCTGCCTCTCCATTCTTCGGCCTTGACCTTAACTGCATCCATCTCAGCTCGGAGTTGGTCGATCCTATCGATCTTCTGTTGGACATACGGATTCCGACCATTAGTCACCTTGCCTAGCTCATCGTCactaacttcaaatatttttacctgtTCAATCAGGTTAGCATGCTCCTTCCGAGCCACCTCTAGCTCAGCTCGGACGCTCTTAGCCTCCCCTTCACGCTGCTCGTTGAGGAGTTTGTAAGTATCTATCTTCTCAGTGAGCCCTCGGACCTCAGCTTCAAGATGGTTCAGCTCATCCCGATATCGAAGGAAAGTTTCatggtgaagcaccgaggcctacagacacaaaaaaaaaatgttaggGTTATCTATGAATTAGTCTAAGTACGAATTAAAGGCATCAAGAGATATCTAAAGTTACCCAGTTTAGCGCCcgttgtgcttcgttgaacatGCATGATGTGTCTACCTCATTCATCTTGGCTTGGTCTTCCTCGGTCATCAAACACTGAAGGTAACTGGCCACCTCTACGGGGGCGGAGAGGACCCCGACATCCTCCAGAATGGAGATGATGATGGATCGCTTCCGGTTAGAATCCACACTCGGAGCTAGGAACCGATTGATTAGTTTCGGGCTTGAGGAAGGTCCGCTTGCTCCCGAAGATGGACTCTTCTTCGGTATATCTAAGTCACCCAATCCGGTGATGTCCTCCGTGGCGGTGGAGTCCACACTATCAAAAAAGCCGCGGAAGGGGTCGTCCGCTCCACGAGCCCCCTCATTGGGACGCTCTTTCACCGTTTGGGCCTCGTTATACATGGACTCAGTAAACGAGGGTGATTTGGTGATGGCTATCACACCGAGTTCTTCCTTCGGGGTACTGCCCACATCCTGGGAAGCCTCGGCCCCAGCCTCCTCATCGACCTCCTTAGCTTGAGGCAGGTCGGTCTCGAGATTCTCTGGTTCGGAGGCTCCTTGCCCTTCGAGTTGTGACGACACGCCGGCCATCAGGacaaaggcttcttcttcttcttcttcttcttcttcttcttcttcttcttcttcttcttcttcttcttcttcttcttcttcttcggactcgTCTCTCAGCCGGTAGAGCGAATTCGAAGGTGGTGCTCGGGCACCGGTGCTGTCTTTTGGTTTCTGCACCAgccttcttcttgttttctttttctccgagctcgggGAACTCAGAGCcctctttattttcttctcttcGGCCTTGTCTCGGAGCAGGGGACTCGGTAGGTAAGTCCTCGCTACCGGTTGGAGGCCTCAGTTCGGCATCTTTGGAtaaacctgcaaaaagaaataaaTGGAGTAAGGACTTAATGTTAAAAAAGGAATCCAAATATTGCCTGCTTAGGAAAGGAGtctcaccatgggaacgggcaTCCCAACGACCCTTCGAGAGCTTGCGCCATGAGCGCTTGGAGTAAGGAATCTGTGATATGATACCCtcaacccactccttgagtcgagggataGCATTTGGGACCCAAGCGATGGTTGCACCGCCACAAAACACCGATTAGGAAGAAGGAAATACGTATAAAATTGACTTTCGAAAATAAAATTGTACTTACGTGATGTATTCTACTTCTCGAGGAATGGCATGCGCTCATCTGGGATTAGGTCcgaagtcctcactcggacaaaacgACTTTGCCAGCCCCGATCCCGATCATCATCAATACTCGAGGACGGGGCTTTGCTGGCCCTGCGCACGAGCTTTATCAGTCCCCccggaagattcggggactgtacaaGCGTAGAAGATGGTCGACGGTGAACGAGCATCCATCGATTCTGCTCACGAAGAACCAGAGGAGTATCACGATCCTCCAGAGCGAAGGATAAATCTGACCGAGGCACACCTCGTACCACTTACAAAAATCAATGATGACCGGGTCCATCGAgcccaatgtaaagggataagtataaacactttgGTATCCCTCGACATGGGTGGTGATGACTTCATCGGGGTTAGGGATCACTATGCCCTTACCGGCTCAATTACAGTCTTTTCGGACCGTAGGGAGGGCTTCTTCAGTGATCGAGCATACGTATCTCGAGATCTCCTCACACCGACCCTGTACGGAGGAAGgtttttcaaccttgaaatcggCGTTGACCGAACATCCTCCGAGGTTGAACATTTTCAAAGGGGGTTTCCTTGACGACAGTACGCGAAACAGTCTCCCCGGCCTCAGTAGCCGGTCGCGAAGTAGAAggggtttctttttagggaacggttttggaagtctttgccatttctttaaaagatggaggaaaaatggAGAAAGAATGGAAGTTGAAGGATTGCACTTGTTGGCTTGAGATGAAGATAAACAAGAGTTCTTGCAAAGGATCTCAGATAACTGGAGTAAAAGTGCTAGAAAGTATTGAAATTTTAAGAATACGAGGGATGAAGGTTTGGATGTAAAGTTAAAATGAGCAAAGGAAGAGGTATTTATAGTATTTCAGCGACGGTTCGCATCCAGGAATGGCCGACCGGCagctgacatgcatttaatgccatCAGGGCTTGACTCACGAGACGTTTCAGTTATTTTGTCGTTTCTGTCACGGTGTATCGAAGTGAGAATCggaagctcatgtcgtttctcatcgtctactctccgaaaaacgaggggactatctgtatacggtcgaaatcgagctcgTGGTGTATCCTAGCCTTCGACATGGCTAAGCCAGGCTCGAGACATGACAATAAAGGATTGAAGATCGACCCCAAGTTCCACCGGGCTAGAACTCGGAGATAGGACGcctgccttcgagaatatcgaggcTATGATCTCGAAACCGGTCCTAGCCTCAAACGACTTTTAAGAAACATTGCCAGCATAGCCAACGGAAGACAGAAATATCCGTGACTGGCCGGAtattacggcgggaatctcggcacaTACCGATAAAGAACCGGCAATTAGTaaatcaaaagattttttttttaccttttatagaattgtacctaaagtaggactcctctattatataaaagaagtctgataattcataaaatacattgtaacacgcattccaaggCAATATATCACTACTTTTCCTATTATTAGTTCTTCTGCTTTCGTTCATCAGTGCTTGTTGTTACGAGCCCAGATCGAGGGCAAATATTTCACTAAGGCTTAAATCGTCTTCCTAGTGTGGTTTGAGCTTActttatccttatttatttagTTTGTCTTCATTTACTGCTTTGTGTCAAATAAAttcgcgtatccttaaaaccacttagaAATTTAATtcttatccgattttgagggtaaacaatagTCAAAGGTAGATACACTTAAAATGTTCAAAAACAGAGGGCGTTTAAATTAGTTAAACAATTGAATCCTCAAACAATATGAATAAACCCTATGCCCCCTCTCCCACCCTCGAAAACAGAACGAGAGCAAAAGAAACACACCCTAAGGCATTGTTTAGGCTTTAGAATTCAAGTTATACACGCTGAAAGTATAAAGAGTTATTACCAGTGTAGTAAACTAATTATATAAAATGTTATATCAAATATTTCTTTACTCACTTTATAAGTGATGGATTATGTAAATATCTTTATATTGGCCTAAATTGTCTAAGGAAGAGAAGTATTTGAGTGGTATACATGTTTTGATCACTACAAGGCTCCTGATTTTCAGGAGCTTGGATAAGTTGATTCTGCAAATATTCGTTATAAACTTTTATCTAAAAGTATTCATCAGAAACAGCTCAAAGActtgaaaagaagataaaagaatACAATAACAAACCCAAAAAATCAGGATTCATACGCGGTTTGGCCTCAAAAAAACAGGAAATATAATTTCAGTAATTGATCTCCAAtttttctctctcacactctCTCTATTTGGAAACAAAAGAGAGAAGAAGTGTTTGTCCCTGAGAGAAGTTGGATTAACCAATTTCCCAGTTGACTTAAGAGCCTTCCTATCATCTCTCATTTGCTCTGCACGTTATACAagttttctttatcaattttcctccccttttaaaaaaaatcaaaataaacaaaattaataGTATTAATCTTGATTCTGAAATCTTGAATGCTCTTGTTCTTCTTCCCCCTCCTGCAATATTTTAATCATATCTATTATTACATTATTATCATTCAACAATTTCTTGCGTCATCAAATATTATTTCTGGTTTTTCAATTGTCAAAACCAAGAAAGTTGACCTGGTACAatcattattttatttcttattgttgtctttttcttcaattttgtataAAACTTGTCATTACTCGTTAGAAATGGCAATTGGGGCATGTTTTGGCGTGGCTCCTTTCTTTTCTCGCAGGAAGCATAGTACAATATTTGaggtatttttttctctttctttcttttcttctttcactttctcTTAAAACTTCTTGTTGTCTGAACCTATTATGATCATGTTGAAGAATGTAAATTCTCCTACTTGTACACGAGTATCTAATATCATAAAATCTAAATTTGACATTCTAAATTTTGGCAATATTATCATGCAAAACCTCAAAGGTGGCAATGTTGAATTTGGAATCCTGTTGTTTAATTTCCTGGAAACCCAAGTAGTTAATCAATAGTATCATATGATCGAACAAATTAAGCAAATACAACAACGTATGACATAAAACATTTTTTCTGCTTAAGACACAACCTCAAGATATTTAGTAAATATAGTAATATCTGATAAATCCTTAAGACACAACCTCAAGATATTTCATCACAactgagtttttttttctttttcttttttcatgcaAAACTTGAAAGGTGACCATGTTGAAATTGGAAGATGATTTCTGGCAACATTTCCTTTTTTGACTCcacgttttttttttctttccggAAACCCTAGTGCTTAATGAATTGTGTCATACGATGAAACAGATTAAGGAGAGAAAATTTCATACAACCATAAATGTTGCTATAtaatttttgttaaagaaatatAACAGCCCAAGGATAATGTTATCCGAGAAAAAACTTGAGAAGACACCACCTAAAAGTTTTTCatcaatgaaaaagaaaaaaaatgatccTTCACCTCTATTTGGACATATTTACCATGTTTATGTCACAGATGTGAATTATGATCTAAGGCAAAGAAACATAGAAAATTGGTATGTTGGGTATTATTATATCACTAACAGTAATTAACAAACATTTGCAGGAAGAGGACATGAAAGAGACAAAGAAAAGACCTGTtcttgaaaaaaataaaacaccTGCTATCGCAATATCAAAAAGTTTTAAATCAACAAAAGGTTCCACAGTGCGCAATTCATGTAGAGTAGCAGGAAACTTCATAATAATGACTGAGCTTCGGAACAAGATCCTCACCTTGAGAGACTTGCTTGACTTGTCTCCTTGTATTGGCTCTGCATCTGTAAATGAGGTATTCTTCTATTACTTGTCTTCAAAACTCAAGCATAATAACATTTTTTGAAAGGTTTTAACTTATATACACGGATAGCATAATGAATTTTTACACCTTCACTATACTTCAACTGGTCATAGCAGGTTAATATGATGATGTAAAAACTTTACACTGTCAGAGTACAGAAGTTAAACTCTTAAAGAAAAAGAGCAAAGCAGAATTTGGTAACTTCTATTGTGAATTTTTTTCCACAGCTACTGATTTTGACGCTGAAAGATCTGCAACAATTGTATCCTTCAATCAATCCATCTATTTCTTTGTCAAAAATTGATGGAGCATCGATGCATCAGGTTACTTATTTACTCCACTGTAATGAGCATTACAAATTCAACGTTTGCTTTAGCGCATTCACAGTTCACTGTGCTGACCTAATTCTTACATTTCTCAGGCACTGCAATGCTTTTTTGATACTATCATATCAATTGGGGAAATGTGGACAGGCAATGATGAGTGGATGGTCAAATGCAAGGAGGATTCATTCAGTAAACTAGACAATTTAGAATACTATGGTATGTCATATGTTTATTGCAACACCAAATATCTATTGGGCACTATTTATAAAGACCCTAATGTTTTCTCTCAATTATAACCAATTCAGGAGTGTTATTGCTCGAAGACATGATTAAGCTAGCGAGTGAAAGGATGTTCGATATGAtggatgatgatgaggatgacgATGACCGGATAAGAGATGAATGTCCATCATTCAACACATTTGGAAGGGTTCTTTCTGAATCTTACTCGAGCGCCAAATCCTCCCTCTCGAGCACTCCAGTCACCCCAACTTCAGTTCTTCCTGGGTTAATGAGCAATGCTTCAAAGAAGAATACAAAGGCATCATACTCTCCACCTCTTCTTCTGCCACTCAGGGTTCAAGCAGTTGGCAAGCTGAAtcctattgatgtaaagcgcctCTCTTTCCACATGTTCCCTCATGTAGCAGCTCAAGATCCAAATTTTGTGGGTCAGATAACAAGCACAGAAGCAAAGAAAGATTCTGAAGTGAAAGCCAAAGATGATCATGAATTTGGGCAAGATTGTGAAATGACAGACATGCTGGATATTCTACTGACTAGTATGGATGATGAATCAGAAAATAAAGGAACATATAAAACTGGTGCTAAAAATACACCAGTGTCAGGACATGTTACCTTGGATGTGCTTTTACCTCCTTCATCGCTTCCTTCATCGCGAGCAGAGCCACAATCACCGCTCACTTTATCATTGAAGGTCATAGACTCACAAAAAACAGCATCTCCTCTGCAGATTTCTTTGCACTCAGTAGATAAGGATATATCAACACCATCATCACCATTGGCCCAGTCACAGCCCCTACAATTATCAACGAACCAGTCATCTACTTTTGCACCAGCCGTGCCACAACCACCACCTCCACCGCCGCCACCACCAGTACCCACTTCATCGGTGAATGCAGAAGGGTCACAGACTGCACCATTGTTAGCACAACTAAGTGGTGCTCCACTGCCTCCTCCTCCTCCCATGACATCAATTAATGTAGCGACACCACAACCGCCTATGAAAACATTATCTGCacacccaccaccaccaccaccacctcccatgataagaaaagaaataacacttccacctccaccaccaccacctcccatgataagaaaagaaataacacatccacctccaccaccaccacctcccATGACATCAGGAAATGGAGCGGCACCTCCACCACCTCCACCTCCCATGGGATCAAAGGTTATTGCACCTCCACCACCCCCACCTCCCATGGGATCAAAGGTTACGGCACCtgcacccccacctccaccagtGACTTCAAATGGAAGAATGCCAGCACCACCTCCACCCATGCCAATGGGAAAAGGAGCTGCACCTCCACCACCACCAGGGTTTGCAGGTGTCAGGAACCTAGGACCTAGGAAAGCAGCCACTAAATTGAAGAGATCATCCCAAATGGGAAATCTTTATCGGCTTCTCAAGGGTAAAGTTGAAGGATCTAGTTTAGATGGTAAAGCAaaggggagaaagggaaaagttgGTGGTGCTGCACCCACAGGAGGCAAACAGGGAATGGCTGATGCATTAGCAGAGATGACAAAGAGGTAATTAATCCTCCAACTAATTATTTTTGTAGAGGTGTTACTTTCATAGATATTAGatttatgtataaaaattacATCATATGTCTCAGGTCAGCATACCACCAACAAATTGAAGAGGATGTTAGAGTACATGCAAAAACAATCAAGGAGATGAAAACAGCCATTGCCTCTTTCCAAACATCAGATATGTCTGAGCTTATTAAGTTCCACAAAACTGTAGAATCCCACCTAGAGAAACTAACGGATGAATCTCAGGTTTCATATATAACTGTTGTAGTACATAATTCTCCATGATTCCTACTTCAGGGTGTTGGCTTAAAGTAATCTTGATACAGGTGCTAGCAAGGTTCGAAGATTTTCCTACAAAGAAGTTGGAAGCATTGAGGATGGCAGCAGCACTTCATACCAAGTTAGATTCAATAGCCAAAACTCTACAGAATTGGCCAATAGTCCCACCTGTTGGACAACTTCTTGAAAAAGCTGAGAATTACTTCAACAAGGTAGAAACTAAGTTCGCAGTTGATAACTTGTCGATTTTTATATTTCCATTAGTAGCTCTAACAAATGGTTATATCATCTAGATCAAAGGAGAAATGGACACACTGGAACGAACAAAAGATGAAGAATCCAAGAAATTTATAAGCCATAAAATCCACTTTGATTTTGGCATCCTTGTGCGTATCAAAGAATTGATGGTGGATGTTTCCTCAAACTGTATGGAACTGACTTTGAAGGTTAGCACAATGTAAAGCATGTAGCAAATGTAGCAATTCTTATGAAATCACTCACCTTACTATTTTAGTGAACGTCTTTTGAAGTAACACTTGATGTTGAATCAGGAGAGGAGAGAaataaagcaaaaggaaaatgaaGGAGCTGGACCGAAAATTGATGGTCACAAAAAGGGATCAGCTAAACTTCTTTGGAAGGCCTTCCAATTTGCATTCAGAGTCTATACTTTTGCTGGTGGCCAAGATGATCGTGCTGACATGTTGACAAGGGAATTGGCTCAAGAAATCGAGACAGATCCTAATCCAGAGGCATAAAGTTTATACTCATTTCTCCAAaacaaaaaacccaaaaaaaaaaatgatcaCTATAGGTGGCAATATAAAATGCATTGGTGCTCATAAACACTTTTGAGAGGTTTGAGCAATTAGCATAATGAAGCTTTCCCTGGCAGGTGTTTTGTAGATGCTTCTTGATCTGTGGTTACATGCATATTCTAGGAGAGAATTGCTAGACAATATATCCTTCTTTGTTTAGAAGACGGAGAGAAGTGAGCTAAATTCTAGCTTTGCTCTACCACCTGCAATACATACGATCTATTACACCTTTGTGACTGGTTTTGTAGCATGTACATAACCCCGGATCTTCTTTACTTTCAGAATTAAAAGAGTATACATGTGAATGATTGCCTTGTTTATGCATTTTGTATGTTATTTTGTGTAGTCACAGTTGCCTTGTTTCTGCATTTTGTATGTTTTATGTACAGTCACACTATTTTCCAGGAGGTTTGTTTTTGAGTCttagtatttcttttcttttggttaaaTAATGTTAAATAACCATTGTTATCATACCATATAATGCATGGTAATAAGAAGTTTTGTTCATACTAACACACTATTTTCTGAAACAATGATGATTATCCTGCAGAAGACATATCATGTCTGTCATTATACCATAAATTGCTTATTTTAACATCCTTATATATGACGATATTACATTATACAgttgaattaatatttgaaacAGGCTGCGTGTTTGTACTTAATTAGTGTCTACAACCATCGTAACATAAGAACAGTAGGTATGAGTAATTGCCCGAAATCCCGCTCTGTCCGTGTTTAGTACACAAGCAGATTAGCATCAACTATATGAGATTAAATAAGTTAGAATGTATGCAAATTATAAATCAAAATTCAAGACTAACTAcgtgaaaaaaaattcaaataaactcTTTAAAGCAGAAAGACAAACACCTGGTGGGCTTCTTTTTCACTCTTACAGCCACCTCCTTATTCCAGTTTACCAACTTTAGTCCATTCGACAAAATATGAAGGCTTACCCCAGCGTGATTCTCAAAGACTCAAGCCCACGGCCTTCATGTATTAATTTGTTGAGCCAAGTGCACAAATAACCGTTTTTAGGACAAGTAGTAGTCAAATTTTTTAAAGTGTTACAAAGTTAGTCGTTTAGAAATCAACTTTAGATGTGTGGGTCTAGTGTTGAAATGGTGGATCTGAAGTTTCCAAATTCAGATCTCCGGGTCTAAAGATGGACTCTATCAAAATCAAACATCAAACTCATGTGTGAAGTATGAAGTTCAAATTGAGACCTGAGGTTTGAAGTTAGGTTTTGGTAAAGCccaattttaaatttgaatttgaacGTTGGCTTTTCAAACTTCATACTTCAGGTAGAATTTAGGTAATACCGGCTTTGGCAGATCCAAACTTCAAATTTATATATCTGACGAAGAAAAAGCAACAACACGACATttttatgaagtttgagaaaatggCTAAACTTAAAATAGCTTTTCGCATATATTTTTAATAGCGGTGTTACAACTTACAAGCGACCACCTTAgtatcatttttactcatttgtAACTTTAGGTTCTTTTATTT
Proteins encoded in this window:
- the LOC107802627 gene encoding uncharacterized protein LOC107802627 gives rise to the protein MAIGACFGVAPFFSRRKHSTIFEEEDMKETKKRPVLEKNKTPAIAISKSFKSTKGSTVRNSCRVAGNFIIMTELRNKILTLRDLLDLSPCIGSASVNELLILTLKDLQQLYPSINPSISLSKIDGASMHQALQCFFDTIISIGEMWTGNDEWMVKCKEDSFSKLDNLEYYGVLLLEDMIKLASERMFDMMDDDEDDDDRIRDECPSFNTFGRVLSESYSSAKSSLSSTPVTPTSVLPGLMSNASKKNTKASYSPPLLLPLRVQAVGKLNPIDVKRLSFHMFPHVAAQDPNFVGQITSTEAKKDSEVKAKDDHEFGQDCEMTDMLDILLTSMDDESENKGTYKTGAKNTPVSGHVTLDVLLPPSSLPSSRAEPQSPLTLSLKVIDSQKTASPLQISLHSVDKDISTPSSPLAQSQPLQLSTNQSSTFAPAVPQPPPPPPPPPVPTSSVNAEGSQTAPLLAQLSGAPLPPPPPMTSINVATPQPPMKTLSAHPPPPPPPPMIRKEITLPPPPPPPPMIRKEITHPPPPPPPPMTSGNGAAPPPPPPPMGSKVIAPPPPPPPMGSKVTAPAPPPPPVTSNGRMPAPPPPMPMGKGAAPPPPPGFAGVRNLGPRKAATKLKRSSQMGNLYRLLKGKVEGSSLDGKAKGRKGKVGGAAPTGGKQGMADALAEMTKRSAYHQQIEEDVRVHAKTIKEMKTAIASFQTSDMSELIKFHKTVESHLEKLTDESQVLARFEDFPTKKLEALRMAAALHTKLDSIAKTLQNWPIVPPVGQLLEKAENYFNKIKGEMDTLERTKDEESKKFISHKIHFDFGILVRIKELMVDVSSNCMELTLKERREIKQKENEGAGPKIDGHKKGSAKLLWKAFQFAFRVYTFAGGQDDRADMLTRELAQEIETDPNPEA